Proteins found in one Ischnura elegans chromosome 11, ioIscEleg1.1, whole genome shotgun sequence genomic segment:
- the LOC124168266 gene encoding uncharacterized protein LOC124168266: MGTHSSGGAGHQGLVALLVMILVLCFIVAYCCWGACCRIFCRRRCPGFEGDDAEGGWGSEAGAAAFWPGIDPESQLSRSAFGISQPTIILLPYGRMVVVDSSVFERLQADSGVDLVELGEASVRDLPALPAPTPPSQSEGNTTPVDSEGTKGSMASLAPVFPPPSYDSIYGLADLPPSYDEILRQLRAEEIMLREIREDRYWEEEESREASIRQGSAEVDGSVVEGTGVTEERVAVTLAEEEEVDDVGEDEEDEEEGSERESSGEERSVGYMEGEVCEPRIRESRV; encoded by the coding sequence ATGGGCACCCACTCGTCCGGTGGGGCCGGACATCAAGGCCTCGTCGCCCTGCTCGTCATGATACTCGTACTCTGCTTCATCGTGGCGTACTGCTGCTGGGGCGCCTGCTGCCGCATCTTCTGCCGCAGGCGGTGCCCCGGTTTCGAGGGCGATGACGCCGAGGGAGGCTGGGGATCCGAGGCCGGAGCGGCAGCTTTCTGGCCCGGGATCGACCCCGAGTCGCAGCTATCCCGCTCCGCGTTCGGCATCTCCCAACCAACGATCATCCTCTTGCCTTACGGCAGAATGGTGGTCGTGGACAGCAGCGTGTTCGAGCGGCTGCAGGCTGACAGCGGGGTGGACCTGGTGGAGCTAGGAGAGGCCAGCGTGAGGGACCTCCCAGCTTTGCCCGCGCCGACGCCGCCATCGCAGTCCGAGGGCAACACCACCCCAGTGGACTCGGAGGGGACCAAGGGATCTATGGCGTCCCTCGCACCTGTGTTCCCTCCCCCTTCTTACGACTCCATCTACGGCCTGGCGGACTTGCCGCCCTCCTACGACGAGATCCTCCGGCAGCTCCGGGCGGAGGAGATCATGCTTCGGGAGATAAGGGAGGACAGGTATTGGGAAGAGGAGGAATCGCGCGAGGCAAGTATCCGGCAGGGAAGTGCTGAGGTGGATGGAAGTGTGGTTGAGGGCACTGGGGTGACGGAGGAGAGGGTCGCGGTGACGCTGGCTGAGGAAGAAGAGGTGGACGACGTGGGAGAAGACGAAGAAGACGAGGAGGAAGGAAGTGAACGTGAGAGCAGTGGTGAAGAGAGGAGTGTGGGCTATATGGAGGGAGAGGTATGTGAGCCAAGAATTAGGGAAAGCCGTGTATAG